The Dokdonella koreensis DS-123 genome has a segment encoding these proteins:
- a CDS encoding NADPH-dependent FMN reductase → MKTPPSPRSASTVHSLPPPAMPGELAVGLIYGSTREGRFCDTVARWVGEEMTAHGGFHVDPIDPLALQLPARHESVAGPATLALRRRLAAADAFVIVTPEYNHAYPASLKFLIDSAYREWCAKPVAFVSYGGISGGLRAIEQLRLVFAELHAVTLSDTVSFANCWSAFDARGRPVDEQAARRALSAQLGSLGWWGSVLRDARTQRPYEQAAA, encoded by the coding sequence ATGAAGACCCCGCCGTCCCCGCGCTCCGCCTCCACCGTCCATTCCCTGCCCCCGCCCGCCATGCCCGGCGAACTGGCGGTGGGCCTGATCTACGGGAGCACGCGCGAAGGCCGGTTCTGCGACACCGTCGCCCGCTGGGTCGGCGAGGAGATGACCGCGCATGGCGGCTTCCACGTCGACCCGATCGATCCGCTGGCCCTGCAGTTGCCGGCACGCCACGAAAGCGTGGCGGGACCGGCGACGCTGGCGCTGCGGCGCCGCCTGGCCGCCGCCGACGCCTTCGTGATCGTCACGCCCGAGTACAACCACGCCTACCCCGCCTCGCTGAAGTTCCTGATCGACTCGGCCTATCGCGAGTGGTGCGCCAAGCCGGTGGCCTTCGTCTCCTACGGCGGCATTTCCGGCGGCCTGCGCGCCATCGAGCAGCTGCGGCTGGTGTTCGCCGAGCTGCACGCGGTGACGCTGTCGGACACGGTCAGCTTCGCCAACTGCTGGTCGGCCTTCGACGCGCGCGGCCGCCCGGTCGACGAGCAGGCCGCACGGCGCGCGCTTTCGGCGCAGCTGGGCAGCCTCGGCTGGTGGGGATCGGTGCTGCGCGACGCGCGCACGCAACGACCGTACGAACAGGCCGCCGCCTGA
- a CDS encoding DUF1993 domain-containing protein, giving the protein MSLSLHRLTVPTYLRGLRTLSHYLDKAAEHARAQATDPDALAAARLAPDMLPLAGQVQRASDTSKNAIARLLGVDPPRFEDTETTLDDLQARIARTIAYVEAADAAAIDAGAGREITLAFGQLKKTFDGEDFVLSFALPNFQFHVVTAHAILRQAGVPIGKLDYLGAA; this is encoded by the coding sequence ATGTCCCTCTCGCTGCATCGCCTCACCGTTCCTACCTATCTACGCGGCCTGCGGACGCTTTCGCACTACCTGGACAAGGCCGCCGAGCATGCGCGCGCACAGGCCACCGACCCCGATGCCCTGGCCGCCGCCCGTCTCGCGCCGGACATGCTGCCGCTGGCCGGGCAGGTCCAGCGTGCCAGCGACACCTCGAAGAACGCGATCGCGCGCCTGCTCGGCGTCGATCCCCCGCGCTTCGAGGACACCGAGACCACGCTCGACGACCTGCAGGCCCGCATCGCGCGGACGATCGCCTACGTCGAGGCCGCCGACGCGGCCGCGATCGACGCCGGGGCCGGGCGCGAGATCACGCTGGCCTTCGGCCAGCTCAAGAAGACGTTCGATGGCGAGGACTTCGTGCTGTCCTTCGCGCTGCCGAACTTCCAGTTCCACGTCGTCACGGCACACGCGATCCTGCGCCAGGCCGGCGTACCGATCGGCAAGCTCGACTACCTCGGCGCGGCCTGA
- a CDS encoding DUF3297 family protein — MTDTFPDRLSVDPRSPFHDADLLARPIGIRFNGRERHDVEEYCISEGWVRVAAGRALDRRGRPMTVKLKGEVVPYFVETPAGDAAG, encoded by the coding sequence ATGACCGATACGTTTCCCGACCGCCTCAGCGTCGATCCGCGCAGCCCGTTCCACGATGCCGATCTTCTTGCACGCCCCATCGGCATCCGCTTCAACGGGCGCGAGCGCCATGACGTGGAGGAATACTGCATCAGCGAGGGCTGGGTGCGGGTCGCGGCCGGTCGCGCGCTCGACCGCCGCGGCCGTCCGATGACGGTCAAGCTCAAGGGCGAGGTCGTCCCGTACTTCGTCGAGACGCCGGCCGGCGACGCGGCCGGCTGA
- a CDS encoding macro domain-containing protein encodes MTAFPSLRLHALDAAMADAWRAHFEDAQVVIGDILSTPVDAVVSPANSFGFMDGGIDLHYARFFGGGLQDALRQRLLDAYDGELPVGQALVLPTGHATVPYLVSAPTMRVPVTIDRTVNVYLAFRAALLAVRRHNATAAPPIRRLAAPALGAGVGAMPPARVARQMHAAYAEVVLGETAWRTSARGVLAQHAHLLQ; translated from the coding sequence ATGACCGCCTTCCCGAGCCTGCGGCTGCATGCGCTGGATGCGGCGATGGCCGACGCCTGGCGCGCGCATTTCGAGGACGCGCAGGTGGTGATCGGCGACATCCTTTCGACCCCGGTCGATGCGGTCGTCAGTCCGGCGAACAGCTTCGGCTTCATGGACGGTGGCATCGACCTGCACTATGCCCGGTTCTTCGGCGGGGGGCTCCAGGACGCGTTGCGGCAGCGCCTGCTCGACGCCTACGACGGCGAGTTGCCGGTCGGCCAGGCGCTGGTCCTGCCGACCGGTCATGCGACCGTGCCGTACCTGGTCAGTGCGCCGACGATGCGCGTGCCGGTGACGATCGACCGGACGGTCAATGTCTATCTGGCGTTCCGCGCGGCGCTGCTGGCGGTGCGGCGCCACAACGCGACGGCTGCGCCGCCGATCCGGCGGCTGGCCGCGCCGGCACTCGGCGCCGGCGTCGGCGCAATGCCGCCGGCGCGGGTGGCGCGGCAGATGCATGCGGCCTATGCCGAGGTCGTGCTCGGCGAGACGGCCTGGCGCACGAGCGCGCGTGGCGTGCTCGCGCAGCATGCACACCTGTTGCAGTAG
- a CDS encoding ankyrin repeat domain-containing protein, whose translation MIDPAVLERLVAGRTDLVHDLLAAGVDARATDARGTALIRWCAYYGDVSAIRLLLAAGERLDSLGTDLGLDAAAFHGHWRLCQFLLENGAAVGGTPSAGGETPLHAALCSTDRLRYDAVVEVLLAAGADPNAATVAGVETGAFMRDCRTRGETPLHRAAAFGTADTVRRLLDAGARREVRDAHGDTPLGWASWYGRPDEVLHLLCYGPFTIHPQRRGLRADLIGQPLPPAKD comes from the coding sequence ATGATCGATCCGGCGGTGCTCGAACGGCTCGTCGCGGGGCGAACCGACCTGGTCCACGATCTGCTGGCGGCGGGCGTGGATGCCCGCGCCACCGACGCGCGTGGAACCGCGCTGATCCGCTGGTGCGCATACTACGGCGACGTCAGTGCGATTCGCCTGCTGCTGGCGGCGGGCGAGCGGCTGGACAGCCTCGGGACCGACCTGGGACTCGATGCGGCGGCGTTCCACGGCCACTGGCGGCTCTGCCAGTTCCTGCTCGAGAACGGCGCCGCCGTGGGCGGCACGCCGTCCGCCGGTGGCGAGACGCCGTTGCACGCGGCGCTGTGCTCGACCGACCGCCTGCGCTACGACGCCGTGGTCGAGGTGCTGCTGGCGGCCGGCGCCGATCCGAACGCGGCGACGGTGGCGGGCGTGGAAACCGGCGCCTTCATGCGTGATTGCCGGACCCGCGGTGAGACACCGCTGCACCGGGCCGCCGCATTCGGGACGGCCGATACGGTCCGGCGGCTGCTCGATGCCGGCGCGCGGCGGGAAGTTCGCGACGCCCACGGCGATACGCCGCTGGGCTGGGCCAGCTGGTACGGCCGTCCGGACGAGGTGCTGCACCTGCTGTGCTACGGCCCGTTCACGATCCACCCGCAGCGTCGCGGCCTGCGTGCCGACCTGATCGGCCAGCCGCTGCCGCCGGCGAAGGACTGA
- a CDS encoding glutathione S-transferase family protein, whose protein sequence is MMTLYGRRGWGSVLIEAQLAYYDLPFRFEEVDDLFTSASARKALARINPLAQVPTLLLDDGRVLTESAAITLHLADLTGRDDLVPGADAPERAAFLRWLVFLVTNLYPTFTYADEPTRFVADATAAKAFRARVDDYAQSLWRMVEHAAAAPWFLGERRSALDLYIGVMTRWRPRRPWFLAEAPKLHAIAQAIDAEPAFAGTLARNFAE, encoded by the coding sequence ATGATGACGCTCTATGGCCGCCGTGGCTGGGGTTCGGTGCTGATCGAAGCCCAACTGGCCTACTACGACCTGCCGTTCCGGTTCGAGGAAGTCGACGACCTGTTCACCTCCGCGTCGGCGCGCAAGGCCCTGGCGCGGATCAATCCGCTGGCCCAGGTGCCGACGCTGCTGCTCGACGACGGCCGCGTGCTGACCGAAAGCGCGGCGATCACGCTGCACCTCGCCGACCTCACCGGCCGCGACGACCTGGTTCCCGGCGCCGATGCACCGGAACGCGCCGCGTTCCTGCGCTGGCTGGTGTTCCTGGTGACCAACCTCTATCCCACCTTCACCTATGCCGACGAGCCGACGCGCTTCGTCGCCGATGCCACCGCGGCCAAGGCTTTCCGCGCACGCGTCGACGACTACGCGCAATCGCTCTGGCGCATGGTCGAGCACGCCGCGGCGGCACCGTGGTTCCTCGGCGAGCGGCGCAGCGCGCTGGACCTCTACATCGGCGTGATGACGCGCTGGCGCCCACGCCGGCCCTGGTTTCTCGCCGAGGCGCCGAAGCTGCATGCGATCGCCCAGGCGATCGACGCCGAGCCGGCGTTCGCCGGGACACTCGCGCGCAACTTCGCCGAATGA
- a CDS encoding M23 family metallopeptidase: protein MITTLLVSLGLTFALMGLVDWGLGLRLPGWAIIALYLALYAVLSWFGRSRRRTTDDEPAPDYSHWPTSGPIGRFGQRGLRVPWLLTNTLSILNPLQAVQVFRQLVGNAELERRARQRGDDGSGYRTQAIYTLPFDGEWLLYNGGMTPKTSHSWDVLGQRFALDFVQADAAFARHRGRGTHPGDYYCYDAPILAAADGVVVTVEQRIGLAPLLGWGVCDFTARSFVGNHVLIEHAEGEYALYAHLVKDSVTVRPGDRVLRGQTIGRCGHTGHSTEPHLHFHLQDSASLFAGMGLPVAFTALAVDGQPVGAAHLTAGQRVRAQRPAERAATP, encoded by the coding sequence ATGATCACGACCCTCCTCGTCTCGCTGGGCCTGACCTTCGCGCTGATGGGCCTGGTCGACTGGGGACTGGGCCTGCGCCTGCCGGGATGGGCGATCATCGCGCTCTATCTCGCGCTGTACGCGGTGCTGAGCTGGTTCGGCCGGTCGCGCCGGCGTACCACCGACGACGAACCCGCGCCGGACTATTCGCACTGGCCCACGTCCGGCCCGATCGGCCGCTTCGGCCAGCGCGGGCTGAGGGTGCCGTGGCTGCTGACCAATACGCTGAGCATCCTCAACCCGCTGCAGGCGGTACAGGTATTCCGCCAGCTCGTCGGCAACGCCGAGCTGGAGCGGCGCGCGCGGCAGCGCGGCGACGACGGCAGCGGCTACCGCACCCAGGCGATCTACACCCTGCCGTTCGACGGCGAGTGGCTGCTCTACAACGGCGGCATGACGCCGAAGACCTCGCACTCCTGGGACGTGCTCGGCCAGCGGTTCGCACTGGACTTCGTGCAAGCCGATGCCGCCTTCGCGCGACACCGGGGACGCGGTACGCACCCGGGTGACTACTACTGCTACGACGCGCCGATCCTCGCCGCGGCCGACGGCGTCGTGGTCACCGTCGAGCAGCGCATCGGCCTGGCACCGCTGCTCGGCTGGGGCGTGTGCGATTTCACCGCGCGCAGCTTCGTCGGCAACCACGTGCTGATCGAGCACGCCGAGGGCGAGTACGCGCTGTACGCGCACCTGGTCAAGGACAGCGTCACGGTCCGGCCCGGCGACCGCGTGCTGCGCGGCCAGACGATCGGCCGCTGCGGCCATACCGGCCACAGCACCGAGCCGCACCTGCATTTCCATCTGCAGGATTCGGCCAGCCTGTTCGCCGGCATGGGCTTGCCGGTCGCGTTCACGGCACTCGCGGTCGACGGTCAGCCGGTCGGCGCAGCGCACCTGACCGCCGGGCAGCGCGTACGCGCGCAGCGGCCGGCCGAGCGCGCGGCCACGCCGTAG
- a CDS encoding dienelactone hydrolase family protein, with protein sequence MGQTISLNTRRMQCIGAYLARPDGPSKGGLVVAQEIFGVNAHIRAVVDRFAGHGYTTIAPAFFDHVETGVELGYDEDGFRRGRLLVGEVGLATAVDDVASAAEAIASAGRIGCVGYCWGGTVAFLAATRLGLPSVSYYGMRNVQYFDEVPRAPLLFHFGERDASIPPAMVERHRAELPAAEVHTYPAGHGFNRDVGADYDAASARLALERTLAFLDRHLATP encoded by the coding sequence ATGGGACAGACGATCAGCCTCAATACCCGGCGCATGCAGTGCATCGGTGCCTACCTCGCGCGGCCCGACGGCCCGTCCAAGGGCGGGCTGGTCGTCGCCCAGGAGATCTTCGGCGTCAACGCGCACATCCGCGCCGTCGTCGACCGCTTCGCCGGCCACGGCTACACCACGATCGCGCCGGCGTTCTTCGACCACGTGGAAACCGGGGTGGAGCTGGGCTACGACGAGGACGGCTTCCGCCGCGGCCGCCTGCTGGTCGGCGAGGTCGGCCTGGCCACTGCGGTCGACGATGTCGCCAGCGCCGCCGAGGCGATCGCCTCGGCCGGCCGTATCGGCTGCGTCGGCTACTGCTGGGGCGGCACGGTGGCGTTCCTGGCGGCGACGCGGCTGGGCCTGCCGTCGGTCAGCTACTACGGCATGCGCAACGTGCAGTACTTCGACGAGGTACCGCGCGCGCCGCTGCTGTTCCACTTCGGCGAACGCGACGCCTCGATCCCGCCGGCGATGGTCGAGCGCCACCGCGCCGAGCTGCCCGCTGCCGAGGTCCACACCTATCCGGCCGGCCACGGCTTCAACCGCGACGTCGGCGCCGACTACGACGCCGCCAGCGCGCGCCTCGCGCTCGAGCGCACACTCGCCTTCCTCGACCGCCACCTGGCCACGCCATGA
- a CDS encoding HIT domain-containing protein, whose product MTSSFALDPRLQADTHTVAELPLSRLLLMDDWRYGWLILVPRQADVRELTELARADQHQLLDEIALAARALAALGSFDKLNVGALGNLVEQLHVHVIARRRDDPAWPGPVWGHSARVGHDADALASRLQQLRDALAS is encoded by the coding sequence ATGACATCGTCCTTCGCGCTCGACCCGCGGCTGCAGGCCGACACCCATACCGTCGCCGAGCTGCCGCTCTCGCGCCTGCTGCTGATGGACGACTGGCGCTACGGCTGGCTGATCCTGGTCCCGCGGCAAGCCGATGTGCGCGAGCTGACCGAGCTGGCCCGCGCCGACCAGCACCAACTGCTCGACGAGATCGCCCTGGCCGCGCGCGCCCTGGCCGCGCTCGGGTCGTTCGACAAGCTCAACGTCGGCGCGCTCGGCAACCTCGTCGAGCAACTGCACGTGCACGTGATCGCCCGCCGCCGCGACGATCCCGCCTGGCCCGGTCCGGTCTGGGGCCACAGCGCCCGCGTCGGGCACGACGCCGACGCACTCGCGTCCCGGCTGCAGCAGCTGCGCGACGCGCTGGCATCGTGA
- the pxpB gene encoding 5-oxoprolinase subunit PxpB, protein MSVEVEPLGEGLLVLRFGSGIDPAVNARVHAAADVLGQHALRGVDDLVPAYASLGIRYRAEAWLTTDRPPWQALAAAVQALLDGTAAAAAPAPRTVEIPVCYAAAHAPDLAVVAAQAGLPASEVIARHCAPLYRVAMLGFAPGFPYLIGLDPALHTPRRADPRTQVPAGAVAIGGGQTGIYPRALPGGWQIIGRTPQVLFDPGRQPASLLQAGDGVRFRPIDAAAFEQALPT, encoded by the coding sequence GTGAGCGTGGAGGTCGAGCCGCTGGGCGAAGGCCTGCTGGTGCTGCGCTTCGGCAGCGGCATCGATCCGGCCGTCAATGCACGCGTGCACGCCGCCGCCGACGTGCTGGGCCAGCATGCCCTGCGCGGCGTCGACGACCTGGTGCCCGCCTATGCCAGCCTCGGCATCCGCTACCGTGCCGAGGCCTGGCTCACCACCGACCGGCCGCCGTGGCAGGCCCTGGCCGCCGCGGTCCAGGCCCTGCTCGACGGCACCGCTGCCGCGGCTGCACCGGCACCGCGCACGGTGGAGATCCCGGTCTGCTACGCCGCCGCCCATGCGCCGGACCTGGCGGTCGTCGCGGCACAGGCCGGCTTGCCGGCGAGCGAGGTGATCGCCCGCCACTGCGCGCCGCTCTATCGCGTCGCGATGCTCGGCTTCGCACCGGGCTTTCCGTACCTGATCGGCCTGGACCCGGCCTTGCACACGCCGCGGCGCGCCGACCCGCGCACCCAGGTGCCGGCCGGCGCCGTCGCGATCGGCGGCGGCCAGACCGGCATCTACCCGCGGGCGCTGCCCGGCGGCTGGCAGATCATCGGCCGCACGCCGCAGGTGCTGTTCGATCCCGGGCGGCAACCGGCCAGCCTGCTGCAGGCCGGCGACGGCGTGCGCTTCCGGCCGATCGACGCGGCCGCGTTCGAGCAGGCGCTGCCCACGTGA
- a CDS encoding biotin-dependent carboxyltransferase family protein, whose amino-acid sequence MSITVLRPGLLTTVQDSGRTGHAGAGVGRSGPLDDVAARLANALVGNAATAALLEITLAGPRLRFAAAATLALTGGAVDARLDDRPAATWRPLAVAAGEVLDLGAVRLGARAYLAVAGGLAVERVLGSAATDLNAGLGPFGGRALAAGDVLALGDARPLRIDPRWSLDPQPWFDPRSGQPIRLVRGRHWDALTDAAQTALLAAEWRIAAASNRVGFRLDGPPLALRAPLELVSEPVAPGTLQLPPGGQPIALMAEHPTTGGYPRAGQVAGVDIARLAQLRPGDRLHLQEIAIDEAQARYLWRERQLAALIAAIGERLRT is encoded by the coding sequence GTGAGCATCACCGTGCTGCGGCCGGGCCTGCTGACCACGGTGCAGGACAGCGGCCGCACCGGGCACGCCGGTGCCGGCGTCGGGCGCAGCGGACCGCTCGACGACGTCGCCGCGCGCCTGGCCAATGCACTCGTCGGCAACGCCGCCACCGCCGCCCTGCTCGAGATCACGCTGGCCGGTCCGCGCCTGCGCTTCGCGGCGGCGGCCACGCTCGCGCTGACCGGCGGTGCCGTCGACGCGCGGCTGGACGACCGGCCCGCCGCCACCTGGCGGCCGCTCGCCGTCGCCGCCGGCGAGGTGCTCGACCTCGGTGCCGTGCGTCTCGGTGCGCGCGCCTATCTCGCCGTCGCCGGCGGCCTTGCCGTCGAGCGCGTGCTCGGCAGCGCCGCCACCGACCTCAATGCCGGCCTCGGGCCGTTCGGCGGCCGCGCGCTGGCGGCCGGCGACGTGCTCGCGCTCGGCGACGCACGGCCGCTGCGGATCGATCCGCGCTGGTCGCTCGACCCGCAGCCGTGGTTCGACCCGCGCTCGGGCCAGCCGATCCGCCTGGTCCGCGGCCGCCATTGGGATGCGCTCACCGACGCCGCGCAAACGGCGCTGCTGGCCGCCGAATGGCGCATCGCGGCCGCGTCGAACCGCGTCGGCTTCCGCCTGGACGGCCCGCCGCTGGCGCTGCGCGCGCCGCTGGAACTGGTCAGCGAACCGGTCGCGCCGGGCACGCTGCAGCTGCCGCCCGGCGGACAGCCGATCGCGCTGATGGCCGAGCACCCGACCACCGGTGGCTACCCGCGCGCCGGCCAGGTCGCCGGCGTGGACATCGCCCGCCTCGCGCAGCTGCGGCCCGGCGACCGCCTGCACCTGCAGGAAATCGCCATCGACGAGGCGCAGGCGCGCTATCTTTGGCGCGAGCGGCAGCTGGCCGCGCTGATCGCCGCGATCGGCGAACGCCTTCGCACATGA
- a CDS encoding LamB/YcsF family protein, giving the protein MTLRIDLNADIGESFGAWRMGQDAAVLPQVSSVNIACGFHAGDPMTMHATVRAAVAQGVAIGAHPALPDLQGFGRREMRITPEEAYALVVYQTGALAGFAAAAGSRLAHVKPHGALYTMAARDAALADAIATAVRDVDRRLILVGLAGSELTRAAGRAGVPAASEVFADRRYEADGTLTPRSHPDAVIHDLDIAIVQVIALATRGEVAARTGERLRLAADTICLHGDRADAGEAARRIRQALLEAGVTVASL; this is encoded by the coding sequence ATGACCCTGCGCATCGATCTCAACGCCGACATCGGCGAGTCGTTCGGCGCCTGGCGGATGGGCCAGGATGCCGCCGTGCTGCCGCAGGTCAGCTCGGTCAACATCGCCTGCGGCTTCCACGCCGGCGATCCGATGACGATGCACGCCACCGTGCGCGCCGCGGTCGCGCAGGGCGTCGCCATCGGCGCGCACCCGGCCCTGCCGGACCTGCAGGGCTTCGGCCGCCGCGAGATGCGCATCACGCCGGAAGAAGCCTATGCGCTGGTGGTCTACCAGACCGGCGCGCTGGCCGGCTTCGCTGCCGCCGCCGGCTCGCGCCTGGCGCACGTCAAGCCGCACGGTGCGCTCTACACGATGGCCGCGCGCGATGCCGCGCTGGCCGATGCGATCGCCACCGCCGTGCGCGACGTCGACCGCCGCCTGATCCTGGTCGGCCTGGCCGGCAGCGAGCTGACGCGCGCGGCCGGCCGCGCCGGCGTACCGGCCGCCAGCGAGGTCTTCGCCGACCGCCGCTACGAGGCCGACGGCACGCTGACGCCGCGCAGCCACCCCGATGCGGTGATCCACGACCTGGACATCGCGATCGTCCAGGTCATCGCACTGGCCACGCGTGGCGAGGTGGCCGCGCGCACCGGCGAGCGCCTGCGGCTGGCCGCCGACACGATCTGCCTGCACGGCGACCGCGCCGATGCCGGCGAGGCCGCGCGGCGCATCCGCCAGGCCCTGCTCGAGGCCGGCGTCACGGTGGCATCGCTCTAG
- a CDS encoding hemolysin family protein produces the protein MEYLILLCLILVNGVFAMSEIAIVSSRRARLQQRADAGSGGARMALRLSQDPGNFLSTVQVGITTIGILSGAFGENAIAERLIAVFDQYPLLAPYSKGLATVAMVAIITYLSVVLGELVPKRFALQHPETIATLIATPMHWLSRLTYPLVRLFSLSSAVLLGLLGARGSNEPPVTEEEIKSMLKEGTEAGVFEHAEQAMVGNVFRLDDLRMTAIMTPRPDIAFLDLDDPPAVNREKLATGNYLTWPVCRDGLDQVVGVLDAKDLLRRVLSGAELDIEAALRPVLFVPESISPMQLIETFRRRRTTVALVVDEYGGVEGVVTLSDLLEAIVGDLPWETAGEDEDAAVRRDDGSWLLDAGLPLDRLQAIFPQAQAPDARAGYHTLGGLVMDRLGRIPSVGDRFDWGGLRFEVVDMDRRRVDRLLVAPLHGSAAVDDGD, from the coding sequence GTGGAATACCTGATCCTGCTGTGCCTGATCCTGGTCAACGGCGTGTTCGCGATGTCCGAGATCGCGATCGTCTCCTCGCGCCGGGCCCGCCTGCAGCAGCGCGCCGATGCCGGCAGCGGCGGTGCCCGCATGGCCCTGCGCCTGTCGCAGGACCCGGGCAATTTCCTCTCGACCGTGCAGGTCGGCATCACCACGATCGGCATCCTGAGCGGCGCGTTCGGCGAGAACGCGATCGCCGAGCGGCTGATCGCGGTGTTCGACCAGTACCCGCTGCTGGCGCCCTACAGCAAGGGCCTGGCGACGGTGGCGATGGTCGCGATCATCACCTACCTCTCGGTGGTGCTGGGCGAGCTGGTGCCCAAGCGCTTCGCGCTGCAGCACCCGGAGACGATCGCCACGCTGATCGCCACGCCGATGCACTGGCTGTCGCGGCTGACCTATCCGCTGGTGCGGCTGTTCAGCCTGTCCAGCGCGGTGCTGCTCGGCCTGCTCGGCGCGCGCGGCTCGAACGAGCCGCCGGTGACCGAGGAGGAGATCAAGTCGATGCTCAAGGAAGGCACCGAGGCCGGCGTGTTCGAGCACGCCGAGCAGGCGATGGTCGGCAACGTGTTCCGGCTGGACGACCTGCGCATGACCGCGATCATGACGCCGCGGCCGGACATCGCCTTTCTGGACCTGGACGACCCGCCGGCGGTCAACCGCGAGAAGCTCGCCACCGGCAACTACCTGACCTGGCCGGTCTGCCGCGACGGGCTCGACCAGGTCGTCGGCGTGCTCGACGCCAAGGACCTGCTGCGCCGCGTGCTGTCCGGTGCCGAGCTCGACATCGAGGCGGCGCTGCGGCCGGTGCTGTTCGTGCCCGAGTCGATCTCGCCGATGCAGCTGATCGAGACGTTCCGCCGCCGCCGCACGACGGTCGCGCTGGTCGTCGACGAGTACGGCGGCGTGGAGGGCGTGGTCACGCTGAGCGACCTGCTGGAGGCGATCGTCGGCGACCTGCCGTGGGAGACGGCCGGTGAGGACGAGGATGCCGCGGTCCGCCGCGACGACGGCTCCTGGCTGCTGGACGCCGGGCTGCCGCTCGATCGCCTGCAGGCGATCTTCCCGCAGGCGCAGGCACCGGACGCGCGCGCCGGCTACCACACGCTGGGCGGCCTGGTGATGGACCGGCTCGGGCGCATCCCCTCGGTCGGCGACCGCTTCGACTGGGGCGGCCTGCGCTTCGAGGTGGTCGACATGGACCGCCGCCGCGTCGACCGCCTGCTGGTGGCGCCGTTGCACGGCAGCGCGGCGGTGGACGACGGCGATTGA